One segment of Diaphorobacter sp. HDW4B DNA contains the following:
- a CDS encoding substrate-binding domain-containing protein: protein MSSSRRGIHLRYTFETPKPSGQLGAEIENPLFDLLSALETHGSISAAARAQNGSYRHAWSSLKHWESVLGAPLVQWEQGKRARLTPFAQRLMWAERQARVRMTPHVEALRAELARVFALADDASLQVLEIFASHDLGLPRLQALAEECDGLHIGLRFAGSQEALRALNDGRCRVAGFHVAQDATSTSVMAKALRPLLQPGKHKLIGSHWRRQGWIWRTGETRPDSIAALRGGRWRFVSRQPASGTRLLTDHLVAQSAVLPEDVPGYTTHMEDTHVAVAASIAAGVGDVGIGIEAAAIEAGLAFSPLVDENYYLLCLKEDLDTPPLRALRERLASDAWAEVLQKLPGYGVNRPGEVLSLTQALPWWRYATPKS, encoded by the coding sequence ATGTCATCTTCACGCCGCGGCATTCATCTTCGCTACACCTTCGAGACCCCCAAGCCCTCCGGCCAGTTGGGGGCCGAGATCGAGAACCCGCTTTTCGATCTGCTCTCCGCTCTCGAAACCCATGGCTCGATCAGCGCAGCGGCGCGGGCGCAGAACGGCTCGTACCGCCACGCGTGGAGTTCGCTCAAGCATTGGGAGAGCGTTCTTGGCGCACCGCTGGTGCAATGGGAACAAGGCAAGCGCGCGCGGCTCACGCCTTTTGCGCAGCGCCTGATGTGGGCCGAGCGCCAGGCACGCGTGCGCATGACACCGCACGTCGAAGCCTTGCGCGCCGAACTCGCGCGCGTGTTTGCATTGGCCGATGATGCATCGCTGCAGGTGCTTGAAATCTTCGCCAGCCACGATCTGGGCCTGCCGCGACTGCAAGCCTTGGCAGAAGAATGCGATGGTCTGCACATCGGCCTGCGCTTTGCGGGCAGCCAGGAAGCACTGCGTGCGCTCAATGACGGTCGCTGCCGCGTGGCAGGGTTTCATGTGGCGCAGGATGCGACCTCCACCAGCGTGATGGCGAAGGCGCTGCGCCCGCTGCTGCAGCCAGGCAAGCACAAGCTCATCGGCAGCCACTGGCGGCGGCAGGGCTGGATCTGGCGCACAGGCGAAACCCGGCCCGACAGCATTGCCGCGCTGCGCGGTGGTCGCTGGCGATTTGTCTCGCGCCAGCCAGCGTCCGGTACGCGTTTGCTGACCGATCATCTGGTGGCGCAAAGCGCGGTATTGCCTGAAGACGTACCGGGCTACACCACACACATGGAAGACACGCATGTGGCGGTGGCCGCGAGCATTGCCGCAGGCGTGGGCGATGTGGGCATCGGCATCGAGGCCGCAGCCATCGAGGCGGGCCTTGCGTTCTCACCCCTCGTGGACGAGAACTACTACCTGCTTTGCCTGAAGGAAGATCTGGACACGCCGCCGCTGCGTGCATTGCGCGAGCGGCTTGCCTCTGATGCGTGGGCCGAGGTGCTGCAAAAGCTCCCCGGCTACGGCGTGAACCGACCGGGCGAAGTGCTCTCGCTCACGCAGGCACTGCCTTGGTGGCGCTACGCCACGCCCAAATCCTGA
- the mobA gene encoding molybdenum cofactor guanylyltransferase MobA, producing MSSNNSSNSIRKEDITGLVLAGGRGSRMGGVDKGLQNHRGVPLALHALLRLQPQVGACMISANRNLSAYEAMGAPVWPDSIDGYAGPLAGLLTGLEHAETPWLVTVPCDTPEFPQDFVERLANAAAEQGADIAMVSTQEEGELRRQPVFCLLRTDLVESLVAYLHAGERKFDKWTALHRVIEVPFDEFAAFFNANTKEELQQLQR from the coding sequence ATGAGCAGCAATAACAGCAGCAACAGCATTCGCAAAGAAGACATTACCGGCCTGGTGTTGGCCGGTGGCCGGGGCAGCCGGATGGGCGGCGTCGACAAAGGATTGCAGAACCATCGCGGCGTGCCCTTGGCGCTGCACGCCTTGCTGCGTCTGCAGCCGCAGGTGGGGGCGTGCATGATCAGCGCCAACCGCAACCTCTCGGCTTACGAGGCCATGGGCGCGCCAGTGTGGCCCGATTCCATCGATGGCTATGCGGGTCCGCTGGCGGGCTTGCTGACCGGTTTGGAGCATGCGGAAACCCCGTGGCTGGTGACGGTGCCTTGCGACACGCCGGAGTTTCCGCAGGACTTTGTTGAGCGCCTCGCCAATGCAGCGGCGGAGCAGGGCGCAGACATCGCCATGGTGTCCACGCAGGAAGAGGGCGAGCTGCGCAGGCAGCCAGTGTTCTGCCTGCTGCGCACCGATCTGGTGGAAAGTTTGGTCGCCTATTTGCACGCGGGCGAGCGCAAGTTCGACAAGTGGACCGCGCTGCATCGCGTCATCGAAGTGCCGTTCGACGAGTTTGCCGCGTTTTTCAACGCCAATACCAAGGAAGAGCTGCAGCAGTTGCAGCGTTGA
- a CDS encoding molecular chaperone, whose amino-acid sequence MTTQPIRTEPFSEEIARAELYGLLARLWLAPPDAALLQQFKVAVTEAPEPGGYLEAPWQALVAAMRETTVEAAALEFAALFQGVGKPEVFAYASYFLAGFMNEKPLAQLRSDLAALGLTRDETQLETEDHIAYVFEVMRYLIAGDDAGVSNLEQQRRFFRNHVQTWVDQLCDAVNEQPAAHLWRSIAVMTKAFVVVEAQAFDLLEA is encoded by the coding sequence GTGACTACCCAGCCCATCCGTACCGAGCCCTTCAGCGAAGAGATTGCCCGCGCCGAACTCTATGGCCTGCTTGCGCGCCTGTGGCTTGCGCCGCCCGATGCGGCTTTGCTGCAGCAATTCAAGGTCGCGGTGACTGAAGCCCCCGAGCCGGGCGGCTATCTCGAAGCGCCGTGGCAGGCCTTGGTTGCCGCCATGCGCGAGACCACGGTCGAAGCCGCAGCATTGGAATTTGCCGCGCTTTTCCAAGGCGTTGGCAAGCCGGAGGTGTTTGCTTATGCCTCGTATTTTCTTGCGGGTTTCATGAACGAAAAGCCACTCGCGCAATTGCGCAGCGATCTGGCAGCACTCGGTCTCACGCGCGATGAAACGCAACTCGAGACCGAGGACCATATCGCCTATGTGTTCGAGGTGATGCGTTATCTGATCGCCGGTGACGATGCGGGCGTGAGCAATCTGGAGCAGCAACGGCGATTTTTCCGCAACCATGTGCAGACCTGGGTCGATCAGTTGTGCGATGCCGTGAACGAGCAGCCCGCCGCGCATTTGTGGCGTTCCATCGCCGTGATGACCAAGGCTTTTGTGGTGGTGGAAGCGCAGGCGTTCGACCTGCTGGAAGCATGA
- a CDS encoding 4Fe-4S binding protein, whose product MKTLICDCNRTMTLDRPALARALTATPNASADGVADAHTVLCRREAPAFQRAAKSGEELVVACTQESRLFAELAEQTEGAPSLAERPIRFVNVRETGGWSRDGAASTAKLAALIAAAQLPPPEPVSTVSYRSAGRCLVVGSGARAEAAAAMLADKLDVTLLVDGGELPQQHERVVMRGKLSRLTGWLGAFDAAWENANPIDLDLCTRCNACIKACPEGAIDFGYQIDMARCKSHRDCVVACEAAGAIDFNRSARTDEGRFDLVLDLQAAPAFTMHEPPQGYFHAAGDDELIRVVMELREMVGEFEKPKYFHYEQRLCAHSRNQQIGCSACIDVCSTQAIRSDASLKGKTAGRARGTTATVTAGIFVEPHLCMGCGACSTVCPTGALTYGYPGPVDLGKRIHTMLRAYSAAGGRNAALLLHSEKEGTEHINALGRAASAGRAHGVPARVLPLALWHNASVGMDVWLSAFAQGANQVWVLVGDAEAPQYLEALSQQMAQAQAIVSGLGFAGEHFRLIKASAIHTLDAALQAPAAQGVAKPASFNVLADKRDTLEMALAHLLAQTATVPDVIELPRAGALYGSLKVDANKCTLCLSCVGACPSSALADNADQPQIRFIEKNCVQCGLCLTTCPENAIELEPRLLLADGGRTRQQARVLHEAQPFHCVRCAKPFGTLRGIENMMAKLAGHAAFQGAAAERLKMCSDCRVIDMYSNSNEQRINEL is encoded by the coding sequence ATGAAGACCCTGATCTGCGATTGCAATCGCACCATGACCCTGGACCGCCCGGCGCTGGCCCGGGCCTTGACGGCAACGCCCAACGCCAGCGCTGACGGAGTTGCCGACGCCCACACCGTGCTGTGCCGACGGGAAGCGCCAGCGTTCCAGCGCGCGGCCAAGTCGGGCGAAGAACTGGTGGTGGCCTGCACGCAAGAGAGCCGCTTGTTTGCGGAGCTGGCCGAGCAGACCGAGGGCGCGCCAAGCCTTGCCGAGCGGCCGATCCGCTTCGTCAATGTGCGCGAAACCGGCGGCTGGTCGCGTGATGGCGCTGCCTCCACGGCCAAGCTCGCGGCATTGATTGCAGCGGCGCAACTGCCGCCGCCCGAGCCGGTGTCCACCGTCAGTTATCGATCTGCGGGGCGCTGCCTTGTGGTCGGCTCTGGCGCGCGCGCCGAAGCAGCCGCCGCAATGCTTGCGGACAAGCTCGATGTGACCTTGCTCGTCGATGGCGGTGAATTGCCGCAGCAGCACGAACGCGTGGTCATGCGCGGCAAGTTGAGTCGCCTGACGGGTTGGCTGGGCGCTTTCGATGCGGCCTGGGAGAACGCCAATCCCATCGATCTCGATCTGTGCACGCGCTGCAATGCCTGCATCAAAGCCTGCCCCGAAGGTGCCATCGACTTTGGATACCAGATCGACATGGCGCGCTGCAAGTCACACCGCGACTGCGTGGTGGCCTGCGAGGCGGCGGGGGCCATCGATTTCAACCGCAGCGCTCGCACCGACGAAGGCCGCTTCGATCTGGTGCTCGATCTGCAGGCCGCGCCCGCATTCACCATGCACGAGCCGCCACAAGGCTATTTCCACGCGGCGGGCGACGACGAGCTGATTCGCGTCGTCATGGAACTGCGCGAGATGGTTGGCGAGTTTGAAAAGCCCAAGTATTTCCACTACGAACAACGCCTGTGCGCGCACAGCCGCAACCAGCAGATCGGTTGCTCGGCGTGCATCGATGTCTGCTCGACGCAGGCCATCCGCTCGGACGCATCGCTCAAGGGCAAGACCGCCGGACGTGCTCGCGGCACTACGGCCACGGTCACTGCGGGCATTTTTGTCGAACCGCATCTGTGCATGGGCTGCGGTGCCTGCAGCACGGTGTGTCCGACCGGCGCTCTGACGTACGGCTATCCGGGCCCGGTCGATCTGGGCAAGCGCATTCACACCATGCTGCGTGCGTATTCCGCAGCCGGTGGTCGCAACGCGGCCTTGCTGCTGCACAGCGAAAAGGAAGGCACCGAGCACATCAACGCCCTTGGCCGCGCCGCGAGCGCTGGTCGCGCGCATGGCGTGCCCGCGCGCGTGCTGCCGCTGGCCTTGTGGCACAACGCCAGTGTGGGTATGGACGTGTGGCTCTCGGCCTTTGCGCAAGGTGCCAATCAGGTCTGGGTGCTGGTGGGCGATGCCGAAGCGCCGCAGTATCTGGAGGCACTGAGCCAACAGATGGCGCAGGCACAGGCCATCGTGAGTGGTCTGGGTTTTGCGGGCGAGCATTTCCGGCTGATCAAGGCATCGGCCATCCACACGCTGGATGCCGCGTTGCAGGCACCGGCGGCGCAGGGCGTTGCCAAACCCGCAAGCTTCAACGTGCTGGCGGACAAACGCGACACGCTGGAGATGGCGCTGGCGCATCTGCTCGCGCAGACTGCGACGGTGCCCGATGTGATCGAGCTGCCCAGAGCTGGTGCGCTTTACGGCAGTCTGAAGGTCGATGCGAACAAGTGCACGCTGTGCCTGTCTTGCGTCGGTGCCTGCCCGTCGAGCGCGCTGGCTGACAATGCCGATCAACCGCAGATCCGCTTCATCGAAAAGAACTGCGTGCAATGCGGCCTGTGCCTGACCACCTGCCCGGAAAACGCCATCGAACTGGAGCCGCGTTTGCTGCTGGCCGATGGCGGTCGCACCCGTCAACAAGCCCGCGTGCTGCACGAGGCGCAGCCGTTTCATTGCGTGCGCTGCGCCAAACCGTTTGGTACGCTGCGCGGCATCGAGAACATGATGGCCAAGCTTGCAGGGCATGCCGCGTTCCAGGGCGCGGCTGCCGAACGGCTCAAGATGTGCTCGGACTGCCGCGTCATCGACATGTATTCCAACTCCAACGAACAACGCATCAACGAACTGTGA
- a CDS encoding DUF3306 domain-containing protein: MADNDGFLSRWSRRKVQAKQNDAPLDEPAQPVPAVVSPAPDMPIDKALPDAAEQPPLPTLDDVAALGRDSDFTRFVTPEVSGEVRNAALKKLFSDPHFNVMDGLDTYIDDYNKPDPLPAAMLKKMAQAAYLGLVEPEVETDDKKNPPECAADNVSAAISPAANTANDPDAAAMKVHDEDPDLRLQSHHDPGPPGAGPGLDGNAQRQR; the protein is encoded by the coding sequence ATGGCAGACAACGACGGCTTTCTGTCGCGCTGGTCGCGGCGCAAGGTGCAGGCCAAGCAAAACGATGCTCCTTTGGATGAGCCTGCGCAGCCGGTTCCTGCCGTGGTTTCGCCAGCACCGGACATGCCGATCGACAAGGCGCTGCCGGACGCCGCTGAGCAGCCTCCGTTGCCGACGCTGGACGATGTCGCCGCGCTGGGTCGCGATTCCGATTTCACCCGCTTTGTGACGCCCGAAGTCAGCGGCGAGGTGCGCAACGCGGCGCTCAAGAAGCTGTTCAGCGATCCGCATTTCAACGTGATGGATGGGCTCGATACCTACATCGACGACTACAACAAACCCGATCCGCTGCCGGCGGCCATGCTCAAGAAAATGGCCCAGGCGGCCTATCTGGGATTGGTCGAGCCGGAAGTCGAGACCGACGACAAGAAGAATCCCCCCGAATGCGCTGCCGACAACGTATCGGCCGCCATTTCTCCCGCCGCAAACACCGCAAATGACCCCGATGCGGCCGCGATGAAAGTCCACGATGAAGACCCTGATCTGCGATTGCAATCGCACCATGACCCTGGACCGCCCGGCGCTGGCCCGGGCCTTGACGGCAACGCCCAACGCCAGCGCTGA
- a CDS encoding DUF3305 domain-containing protein produces MFSNENPPTLRVAVRIDRLRQPTRWEDWRFTVADVVIDDGGFGTEQRVLRDDGDSAQWLFPNLPVSLFRDDSEGYYLNLTSGAPVWFVMWRIDHVDPSRAWPESVSLSYNECGRWLDAQERVDNCPLDDSVRAALQEYVDVHYRPEPKKRKRPASFVEPEKRR; encoded by the coding sequence GTGTTCTCCAACGAAAATCCCCCCACCTTGCGCGTTGCGGTGCGTATCGACCGCCTGCGCCAACCCACCCGTTGGGAAGACTGGCGCTTCACGGTGGCAGATGTGGTGATCGACGATGGTGGTTTTGGCACCGAGCAGCGCGTGCTGCGCGACGATGGCGATTCGGCACAGTGGTTGTTTCCCAACCTTCCCGTCAGTCTGTTCCGGGATGACTCGGAGGGGTATTACCTGAATCTCACCTCGGGCGCGCCTGTCTGGTTCGTGATGTGGCGCATCGACCATGTCGATCCGTCGAGAGCCTGGCCCGAAAGCGTGAGCCTGTCGTACAACGAATGCGGTCGTTGGCTGGACGCGCAGGAGCGGGTCGACAATTGCCCGCTCGACGACAGCGTGCGTGCCGCGTTGCAGGAATATGTCGACGTTCATTACCGTCCCGAGCCGAAAAAGCGCAAGCGTCCTGCGTCGTTCGTCGAGCCGGAAAAGCGGCGCTGA
- a CDS encoding formate dehydrogenase: protein MPQPNPSRDERQPALSRRTVFAGAGVAGAAAAAAAVLPGVVQQPTSEPAAKVTPGSSEGYQLTEHVQRYYRTAKV from the coding sequence ATGCCCCAGCCAAACCCCTCGCGCGATGAGCGCCAGCCTGCCCTTTCACGCCGCACGGTCTTTGCCGGAGCGGGTGTCGCAGGTGCCGCCGCCGCTGCAGCAGCCGTGCTTCCCGGCGTCGTGCAGCAGCCCACTTCCGAGCCTGCCGCCAAGGTGACTCCCGGCTCTTCGGAGGGGTATCAGCTGACCGAACACGTCCAGCGCTACTACCGGACCGCCAAGGTCTGA
- a CDS encoding formate dehydrogenase subunit alpha: MQLTRKNSSSAGRTAHSGMVANLARGLAHAVPTIDRRAFLRRSGLGVGAGIAASQLSLVKKAEAADPAKAGNGTGKVEVKRTVCGHCSVGCAVDAVVENGVWVRQEPVFDSPINLGAHCAKGAALREHGHGEYRLKYPMKLVNGKYERITWETALNEISAKMLELKKASGPDSIFVVGSSKHNNEQAYLLRKWLSFWGSNNTDHQARICHSTTVAGVANTWGYGAMTNSYNDMQNAKAALYIGSNAAEAHPVSMLHMLHAKEMGCKMIVVDPRFTRTAAKADEYVRIRSGTDIAFLFGVLYQVFKNGWEDKKYLEDRVYGMQKVREDVMAKWTPDKVQEVCGVDEATTYKVAKIMAENRPSTLVWCMGQTQHTIGNAMVRASCILQLALGNIGKSGGGANIFRGHDNVQGATDVGPNPDSLPGYYGLAEGAFKHFANTWGVDFEWIKKQYAPGMMTKSGMTVSRWIDGVLEKNELIDQDSNLRGLFFWGHAPNSQTRGLEMKTALDKLDLLVVIDPFPSATAAMAAMPGKAGDLNPNRATYLLPACTQFETSGSCTASNRSIQWREKVIDPLWESRSDHMIMYQLAEKLGFGKELVKNYKMQKVKGQDEPVPEDILREINKCVWTIGYTGQSPERLKAHMRNMNVFDVKTLRAKGGVDKETGYSLDGDFFGLPWPCWGTPEMKHPGTANLYDTSAHVMDGGGNFRANFGVEREGVSLLAADGSHSKGADLTTGYPEFDHLLLKKLGWWGELSEAEQKAAEGKNWKTDPMGAIIRVTMKNHGCHPFGNAKARAVVWNFPDPIPQHREPLYSTRADLIDKYPTHDDKKAFWRLPTLYKSVQEKNKDIGKTFPLIMTSGRLVEYEGGGEETRSNPWLAELQQEMFVEINPRAANDRGIRDGDDVWVKTPPMAAIPDFKGLKVKALVTERVDAGTVFLPFHFSGRWGGIDLAKYYPEGAMPVVRGEAVNTATTYGYDSVTMMQETKTTVCQIEKAA; encoded by the coding sequence ATGCAACTTACCCGCAAGAACTCCTCTTCCGCAGGCCGCACTGCCCACTCGGGCATGGTCGCCAATCTCGCGCGCGGCCTCGCGCATGCCGTGCCCACCATCGACCGCCGCGCTTTCCTGCGCCGCTCGGGGCTGGGTGTGGGCGCGGGTATCGCTGCCTCGCAGCTTTCGCTGGTGAAGAAGGCCGAGGCGGCCGATCCCGCCAAGGCGGGCAACGGCACGGGCAAGGTCGAAGTCAAGCGCACTGTCTGCGGCCACTGCTCGGTGGGCTGCGCGGTCGATGCCGTGGTGGAAAACGGCGTCTGGGTGCGTCAGGAACCGGTCTTCGATTCGCCGATCAATCTGGGCGCGCATTGCGCCAAGGGTGCCGCGCTGCGTGAGCACGGCCATGGCGAGTACCGCCTGAAATATCCGATGAAGCTCGTCAACGGCAAGTACGAGCGCATCACCTGGGAGACCGCGCTCAACGAGATCAGCGCCAAGATGCTGGAGCTGAAAAAAGCCAGCGGCCCCGATTCGATCTTCGTCGTGGGCTCGTCCAAGCACAACAACGAGCAGGCCTATCTGCTGCGCAAGTGGCTGTCTTTCTGGGGCAGCAACAACACCGATCACCAGGCCCGCATCTGCCACAGCACCACGGTGGCTGGCGTCGCGAACACCTGGGGTTATGGTGCGATGACCAACTCCTACAACGACATGCAGAACGCCAAGGCGGCGTTGTACATCGGCTCCAATGCGGCGGAAGCGCATCCGGTGTCGATGCTGCACATGCTGCATGCCAAGGAGATGGGCTGCAAGATGATCGTGGTGGACCCGCGCTTCACCCGCACGGCCGCCAAGGCCGACGAGTACGTGCGCATCCGCTCGGGCACCGACATCGCCTTCCTTTTCGGCGTGCTCTACCAGGTGTTCAAGAACGGCTGGGAAGACAAGAAGTACCTCGAAGACCGCGTCTACGGCATGCAGAAGGTGCGCGAAGACGTGATGGCCAAGTGGACGCCGGACAAGGTCCAGGAAGTCTGCGGCGTGGACGAAGCCACCACCTACAAGGTCGCCAAGATCATGGCCGAGAACCGCCCCAGCACGCTGGTGTGGTGCATGGGCCAGACGCAGCACACGATCGGCAATGCGATGGTGCGTGCCTCGTGCATTCTGCAACTGGCGCTGGGCAACATCGGCAAGTCGGGCGGCGGTGCCAACATCTTCCGTGGTCACGACAACGTGCAGGGCGCGACCGACGTCGGCCCGAACCCCGACTCCCTGCCCGGCTACTACGGCTTGGCCGAAGGCGCATTCAAGCACTTCGCCAACACCTGGGGCGTGGACTTCGAGTGGATCAAAAAGCAGTACGCGCCGGGCATGATGACCAAGTCCGGCATGACGGTGTCGCGCTGGATCGACGGCGTGCTCGAAAAGAACGAGCTGATCGATCAGGACAGCAATCTGCGCGGCCTGTTCTTCTGGGGCCATGCGCCCAACTCGCAGACCCGTGGTCTGGAGATGAAGACCGCGCTCGACAAGCTCGATCTGCTGGTCGTCATCGACCCGTTCCCAAGCGCCACGGCCGCCATGGCCGCGATGCCGGGCAAGGCCGGTGATCTCAATCCCAACCGCGCGACGTATCTGCTGCCCGCGTGCACGCAGTTCGAGACCAGCGGTTCGTGCACGGCGTCCAACCGCTCGATCCAATGGCGCGAGAAGGTCATCGATCCGCTGTGGGAAAGCCGCAGCGACCACATGATCATGTACCAGCTCGCCGAGAAGCTGGGCTTCGGCAAGGAGCTGGTCAAGAACTACAAGATGCAGAAGGTCAAGGGCCAGGACGAACCCGTGCCCGAAGACATTCTTCGCGAAATCAACAAGTGCGTCTGGACCATCGGCTACACGGGCCAAAGCCCCGAGCGCCTGAAGGCCCACATGCGCAACATGAACGTCTTCGACGTGAAGACACTGCGCGCCAAGGGCGGCGTGGACAAGGAAACCGGTTACTCGCTGGACGGAGATTTCTTCGGCCTGCCATGGCCTTGCTGGGGCACGCCGGAGATGAAGCACCCGGGCACGGCCAATCTGTACGACACCAGCGCCCACGTCATGGACGGCGGCGGCAACTTCCGCGCCAACTTCGGGGTGGAGCGCGAAGGCGTGTCGCTGCTGGCGGCCGATGGATCGCACAGCAAGGGCGCGGATCTGACCACGGGCTATCCTGAATTCGATCATCTGCTGCTCAAGAAACTGGGCTGGTGGGGCGAACTGAGCGAGGCCGAGCAGAAAGCCGCCGAGGGCAAGAACTGGAAGACCGACCCGATGGGCGCGATCATCCGTGTGACCATGAAGAACCATGGTTGCCACCCCTTCGGCAATGCCAAGGCGCGGGCCGTGGTGTGGAACTTCCCCGACCCGATTCCGCAGCACCGCGAACCGCTGTACAGCACACGTGCCGACCTGATCGACAAGTACCCCACGCACGACGACAAGAAGGCCTTCTGGCGTCTGCCCACGCTCTACAAGAGCGTGCAGGAGAAGAACAAGGACATCGGCAAGACCTTCCCGCTGATCATGACCTCGGGCCGTTTGGTCGAGTACGAAGGCGGCGGCGAGGAAACCCGCTCCAACCCGTGGCTGGCCGAGCTGCAGCAGGAGATGTTCGTCGAGATCAACCCGCGTGCGGCCAATGACCGGGGCATCCGCGACGGCGACGATGTGTGGGTGAAGACCCCGCCGATGGCCGCGATCCCCGACTTCAAGGGCTTGAAGGTCAAGGCGCTGGTGACCGAGCGCGTGGATGCGGGCACCGTGTTCCTGCCCTTCCACTTCTCGGGCCGCTGGGGCGGCATCGACCTGGCCAAGTACTACCCCGAAGGCGCGATGCCGGTGGTGCGCGGCGAGGCAGTGAACACCGCGACGACCTACGGCTACGACAGCGTCACGATGATGCAGGAAACCAAGACCACCGTGTGCCAAATCGAAAAGGCCGCATAA
- the fdh3B gene encoding formate dehydrogenase FDH3 subunit beta, with product MARMKFICDSERCIECNGCVTACKAENDVPWGVNRRRVVTMGDGQPGEKSISVACMHCSDAPCMAVCPVDCFYRTDEGVVLHDKDVCIGCGYCSYACPFGAPQFPSNGTFGMRGKMDKCTFCNGGPEETGSAAENEKYGRNRLAEGKLPACAEMCSTKALLAGDGDVVADIFRTRVLHRGKGSEVWGWGTAYGKPKQ from the coding sequence ATGGCACGAATGAAATTCATCTGCGACTCCGAACGCTGCATCGAATGCAACGGCTGCGTCACCGCCTGCAAGGCTGAAAACGATGTGCCCTGGGGCGTGAACCGCCGCCGCGTGGTCACCATGGGCGACGGTCAGCCGGGCGAAAAAAGCATCTCGGTGGCCTGCATGCACTGCAGCGATGCGCCCTGCATGGCGGTCTGCCCGGTCGATTGCTTCTACCGCACCGACGAAGGCGTGGTGCTGCATGACAAGGACGTGTGCATCGGCTGCGGCTACTGCAGCTACGCCTGCCCGTTCGGCGCACCGCAGTTTCCGAGCAACGGCACCTTCGGCATGCGCGGCAAGATGGACAAGTGCACGTTCTGCAACGGCGGCCCGGAAGAGACCGGCAGCGCGGCAGAAAACGAAAAGTACGGTCGTAACCGTCTGGCCGAAGGCAAGCTGCCGGCGTGCGCGGAAATGTGCTCGACCAAGGCCCTGCTGGCTGGCGACGGCGACGTCGTGGCCGACATCTTCCGCACCCGCGTGCTGCACCGTGGCAAGGGCAGCGAAGTCTGGGGTTGGGGTACAGCCTACGGAAAGCCAAAGCAATGA